Within Mycobacterium botniense, the genomic segment ATGCCCATCCGGACCTCGTGCGCATCCACCTCGGCAACGAGGTGCAACAACGGAATGTCAGCGCCGTCGAGCAGCACATAGGCGGCCACATAGGGGGGCTTGATGCGCTGGCCCATGAACGGGATATTGATAATCGCGAACGTCGTCACCGTGCCTTTGTCCGGCAGTTCGACGAACTCGGTCATCGGCAGACCGGTCGCAGGATCAGCTTCGCGCGGCGGGAAGTACACCTTGCCCGGTTCTCCGCCATCGCCACCCGTGCGGGCACCCAGCAGCTTGCCTTGCTGCAACGCGCGCAGATACACACTTTCCGGATGCGAAGCACTGTGCTGAATCTCCATGTCGATCGGGGTGACGACGATGGTGACCGGATCACGGGCCTCGTGCTGGGCAGTGTCCGCCTCAGATGTCGCCTCAGATGTTTCTGCCTCACCGAGAGCGAAATAGGCGATGTCGGTGATGGCGCCGACCGGCTTGTCGGCCCAGTGCACGTGCACCCGGGTACCGGTGCGGATAGCTTTGGGATCACCGACATCCACGGCGTGCACCAGCGGAGTGTCGGCGCCGTCGAGTTTGATTAGCGCCCAGGCGAACGGGCGGTCCAGTGGCTGGCCGGCGACCGGCTGAGGTTGCCACGTCCAGGACACCACAGTCCCGGTTGTCGACACCGGTACCATCTCGTCCAGCGGTTCGTAGGTGACCGGGTCATATTCGGCCGGTGGCACATGCACCCGACCATCGGATCCGCGCACGCCCAGGATGTGGCGGTCACGGAGTGCCGTGAAAAACTTGCTCAACGTGGGGCCGACTGAACGTTCGTAGTCGAACGACAACCTCAGCGGCGCGGAAAGAGGTGGTTCCGGATGGTCGATCAGGGTCAAGCGGCTTGAACGAGCTGTCACGGCTTCGAGTAGAACAGGTTCTAACAACGGTGGCAAGAATCGGTCGAAAGGTAGTCTAATGAAGCTCGGCCTTCAGCTTGGATACTGGGGGGCTCAGCCGCCGCAGAACGCCGGGGAATTGGTGGCTGCCGCCGAGGAGGCGGGTTTCGACGCGGTGTTCACCGCCGAGGCCTGGGGATCGGATGCTTACACTCCGCTGGCCTGGTGGGGGGCGTCGACCCGCCGGGTGCGACTGGGCACCTCGGTGGTCCAGCTGTCTGCGCGGAGCCCGACGGCGTGCGCGATGGCCGCCCTGACGCTCGATCACCTGTGCGGTGGCCGGCACATTCTCGGGCTGGGAGTGTCCGGCCCCCAGGTGGTAGAGGGCTGGTATGGCCAGCCGTTTCCCAAGCCGCTGGCCCGCACCCGTGAATACATCAATATCATCCGCCAGGTGTGGGCCCGCGAGAAACCGGTGACCAGCGACGGCCCGCACTACCCGCTGCCGCTCACCGGTGAGGGGACAACGGGTCTGGGCAAGGCGCTCAAGCCCATCACCCACCCGCTGCGCGCCGACATCCCGATCATGCTGGGCGCCGAAGGCCCTAAGAACGTCGCGCTGGCGGCCGAGATTTGCGACGGCTGGCTCCCCATTTTCTATGCGCCGCGGCTGGCGGGTATGTACAACGAATGGCTCGACGAGGGCTTCGCGCGGCCAAATGCGCGCCGTACCCGGGCGGACTTCGAGATCTGTGCGACCGCGCAGGTAGTGATCACCGACGACCGGGCGGCGGCCTTCGCGGGCATCAAGCCCTATCTGGCCCTCTACATGGGCGGTATGGGATCCGAGGACACCAACTTCCACGCCGACGTGTACCGGCGCATGGGTTATGCCGAGGTGGTCGAGGACGTGACCAGGCTCTTCCGCAGTAACCGCAAGGATGAAGCCGCCAAGGTGATCCCCGACGAACTCGTCGACGATGCCGTGATCGTCGGCGACCTCGACTACGTGCGTAAGCAGATCAGCGTGTGGGAAGCTGCCGGGGTCACCATGATGGTGGTGTCAGCGCGCAGCCCCGAGCAGGTCCGCGAGCTGGCCGGCGTGCTGTGAACCCAACCTTGCCACCTGATTAGAACACGTTCTAGATTGGCCGCGTGACCGAGACGCGATCACGATCGGCCCGGCGTTGGCGTGGGCCGATCGAGCCCCCTAACGGAGAAAGGTCAGATCGGGTGGGCGTCGCCAAACGTCATCTCCACGTTGGCCGCAGATTGGGACATCAACGCGCGCTTCGGCAGCCCCAGAGACGCAAGTTCTTTGGCGTAGGCGTGGTCACCCAGCCACAGGCGCGCACCCCCCAACCGCGCGCGCAGACCCGTTACGCGCATCTGCCAGGGAACCTCGCGGGTGACGCCGTCGCGGTGCGCGTAGGTTGTGAGAACCTGGCTGCGCGACGTCAACCGTCCTGGTATTGGCAGACCGGGGCGGAACTCGATACCAACGATCAGTTGGCCGTCGGCGCTCACCTCGAACGTGAAGTCCTTGCGGTCTCGCACCCGGAAGTCCGCCATGATTTTCGGGAATCCCCAGATCGTGCGGCCGGCTTCCAGGGTGAATGTCTGGTCGACCGGCAGGTGATGGATGAACGCCGCTGCCTTGGCCAGCGCCTTGGGGCCGCGGGCACGCCGGCCGGGCGGGTTCACCATGATGGCGGTGCCGTATTCGTGGTACTGCCCGAGATCGCCGTCGACGTACCGCACCAGCATCTGCATGACCACCGCTCGGCCGGGCAGGTATTCGCACACGGTCAACCCGCTGTAGTCGATGAGGCGCTGGGCCGGTGCCGCGGGCACCGAGAACGCGGCGCTGTGCAGATCGGCGGTACGGATCCGGATCGGCATCGTCAGTACCGTGCCGGCAATGGTGTGCTGCGAGACGGACATGTCGCTCACTGTAATGCGGAGGACTGTGATGACTGAAGTGGTCACCAAACCGGATGTCGACCTGGCCGACGGCACTTTTTACGCCAGTGGGGAGGCCCGGGCAGCGTACCGTTGGATGCGGGCCAACCAGCCGGTGTTTCGGGACCGCAACGGGCTGGCGGCGGCGTCGACCTACCAGGCGGTGATCGACGCTGAGCGCCAGCCAGAGTTGTTCTCCAACGCCGGTGGGATCCGGCCGGACCAGCCCGCGATGCCGATGATGATCGACATGGACGATCCCGCACATCTGCTGCGGCGCAAGCTGGTCAACGCCGGCTTCACCCGCAAACGGGTGCGCGACCGGGAAGAATCGATCGTCACGCTGTGCGACGTGTTGATCGACGCCGTGTGTGAACGCGGCGAATGCGACTTCGTCCGCGACTTGGCCGCACCGCTGCCGATGGCGGTCATCGGAGACATGCTCGGTGTGCGCCCCGACCAGCGGGACATGTTTCTCAAATGGTCTGACGACCTGGTGACGTTTTTGAGTTCGCATGTTTCCCAGGACGATTTCCAGATCACCATGGACGCTTTCGCCGCCTACACGGAATTCACCATGGGCATCATCGCCGCGCGCAAGCAGCAGCCTACCGATGACCTCATCAGTGTGCTGATTCATGCCGAAGTCGACGGCGAGCGGCTGACCGACGACGAGATCGTCATGGAGACACTGCTGATCCTCATCGGCGGCGATGAAACCACCCGGCATACCCTGAGTGGGGGCACGGAGCAGCTGCTGCGCAACGACGACCAGTGGAACTTGCTGCAGCGCAACCCCGATCTGCTGCCGAGTGCTATCGAGGAGATGCTGCGCTGGACGTCGCCGGTAAAAAACATGTGCCGCATTCTGACCGCCGACACCGAATTCCACGGCACCCCGCTGCATAAAGGCGAAAAGATGATGCTGCTCTTCGAGTCGGCAAACTTCGACGAATCCGTGTTCGACGAGCCCGAACGCTTCGATATCACCCGAAACCCCAACAGCCATCTCGCGTTTGGCTTCGGCACCCATTTCTGTCTGGGTAATCAGCTCGCTCGGCTCGAACTGACGTTGATGACCCGTCGGGTGCTGCAGCGGCTGCCCGATTTGCGGTTGGCTTCCCAACAGGTGCTGCCACTGCGGCCAGCGAACTTCGTCAGCGGTCTGGAATCGATGCCGGTGGTGTTTACGCCGACCAAGCCGCTGCACTGAATCACCCAACGTGTGCCGTTGGGCACCGACACGTGCACCGACGTGCCGTCAGGGCGGCAAATCCGCTCGCAGGTCGCCCGGGGCCTCAGCGTCCTGTGAACTGGGGTACGCGTTTCTCGGCGAACGCCTTCGGGCCTTCTTTGGCGTCTTCGGAGAGGAACACCTGAATACCGATCCGGGTGTCGACTGTGAAGGCCTCGTTCTCCGGCAGGCCCTCAGTCTCGCGGATGGACCGTAGTATCGCCTGCACAGCCAGTGGTCCGTTGGCCGAAATCACATCGGCAATCTCCAGCGCCTTAGCCAGTGCCTGCCCATCAGGGACAACATGGCCGATCAGCCCGATCTCCTTGGCCTCGGCGGCGGTAATGTGCCGGCCGGTCAGCAGCAGATCACAGGCATGCGTGTAGGGAATCTGGCGCACCAGCCGCACCGCCGAGCCGCCCATCGGGTACAAACTCCAGCGCGCCTCGGAGATGCCGAATCTGGCGCTCTCACCGGCTATCCGGATGTCGGTGCCCTGCAGGATCTCGGTGCCGCCGGCGATGGCGGGGCCTTCGACCGCGGCGATCAGCGGCTTAGTCAGCCGGCGACCCTTGAGCAGCGCGTCGATGCGTGAGGGGTCGTAGCTGCCGTCTTTGAACGATTCACCCGGCGGGCGGGCGTTTGCCGCCTTCAGGTCCATGCCCGCGCAGAAGTAGCCGCCGGCGCCGGTGAGGATGCAGCAGCGGATGTCAGGGTCGGTGTCGACGCGATCCCACGCCTCGACCATGATTTGCATCATTTCGCCGCTGAGCGCGTTGCGTGCAGCAGGGCGGTTCATCGTCACGATCAGGGTGTGTCCGCGCTGTTCAACCAGGGCGTCTGGTTCTTTCTCCGAGTCGCTCACGAGTGTCTGCCTTCCTGCGAGTGGGCCACAGACTTGTCAGGAAATGTAACACGTTCTAATTTGGGGCCGTGGCCCTCAACATCGCCGACCTCGCCGAGCACGCCATCGACGCTGTGCCTGACCGTGTCGCCCTGATCTGCGGCGACGACCAGCTGACCTACGCGCAGCTGGAGGAGAAGGCCAACCGCTTCGCGCACTATTTGCTCGACCGGGGGGTTAAAAAAGACGACAAAGTCGGGCTGTACTGCCGCAACCGCAACGAGATCGTCATCGCGATGCTGGGCATCGTCAAAGCCGGCGCGATCCTGGTCAACGTCAACTTCCGCTACGTCGAAAGCGAGCTGCGCTACCTGTTCGACAACTCCGACATGGTGGCGCTGGTACACGAGCGCCAATACGCCGAGCGGGTCGCCAACGTGCTGCCGGATACGCCCGAGGTCAAGACGGTGCTGGTCGTGGAGGACGGCAGCGACAAGGACTACCAGCGCTACGGCGGTGTCGAGTTTTACTCTGCGCTTGAGCAGGGATCGCCCGAAAGGGATTTCGGCCCGCGCAGCGCCGACGACATCTATCTGCTCTACACCGGCGGCACCACCGGCTTCCCCAAGGGCGTGATGTGGCGCCATGAGGACATCTATCGGGTGCTGCTCGGCGGAACCGACTTCGCGACAGGCGAATACGTCAAGGACGAGTACGACTTGGCCAAGCAGGCCGCCGCCGGGCCTCCGATGATCCGCTTCCCGATCCCACCTATGATCCACGGCGCGACCCAGTCAGCCACCTGGATGGCGCTGTTCTCCGGCGGAACCATTGTGCTGGCACCGGAATTCGACGCTGAAGAAGTCTGGCGGACCATCCACAAACACAAGGTCAACCTGTTGTTCTTCACCGGTGACGCGATGGCGCGCCCGCTGCTGGACGCGCTCATCGCCGCGCGGGAAGCCGGCGAGGAATACGACCTGTCTTCGTTGTACCTGCTGGCCAGCACCGCCGCACTATTCTCGCCAAGCATCAAGGAGAAACTGCTTGAGCTGCTGCCGAATCGGGTCATAACCGACTCGATCGGCTCGTCGGAAACCGGCTTCGGCGGCACCAGCGTCGTCGCCAAGGGCCAGACGGACGCCCGCGGACCCCGGGTCAGCATCGACAAGTGGACCGTGGTGCTCGACGAGGACGGCAACGAGGTTAAGCCGGGCTCGGGTGTCAGGGGTGTCATCGCCAAGCGCGGCCATGTCCCGGTCGGCTACTACAAGGACCCGGAGAAATCGGCGGCCACCTTCCGGGTGATCAATGGCGTGCGCTACGCCATTCCCGGGGACTACGCCACCGTCGAGGACGACGGCACGGTGACCTTGCTCGGTCGGGGCTCGCAGTCCATCAACACCGGCGGGGAAAAGGTGTATCCCGAGGAGGTGGAAGCTGCGCTCAAGGCCCATCCTGACGTGTTCGACGCCCTCGTGGTCGGGGTTCCCGACGAGCGGTACGGCCAGTGCGTGGCAGCAGTCGTCCAGCCGCGGGCAGGAGCACGCCCCTCGCTGGCGGAACTCGATGCGTTTGTGCGCAGCGAGATCGCCGGATACAAAGTGCCCCGCGCACTGTGGTATGTCGACGAGGTGAAACGTTCCCCCGCCGGTAAGCCCGATTACCGCTGGGCCAAAGAGCAAACCGAAGCCCGGCCCGCCGACGACGTACATGCCAAACACGTGCGGGCCTGATCCGCACCCCGTCGTCATGTGCAGTGCATTGGGGAAGCTCACCGCAGGATAAGCGCCAATGCCCCGCGACCCGGCCGCGTGCCTCACGGCCAGCTCAGAAGACGGCCGATCGTGGTCTCAATATCGCACGGTGAGCTTTCGGGAGCGTCGAGAGTTTCGAGCCCGATGAACACGGCTTGTCCGTTTCGCAAACGCCTTCTTTGAACTCCGTCCGACCCCGCTACAGTCGAGATGAGATGACGATCGATGTGTGGATGCAGCACCCGGCCCCGCGTTTCCTCGCCGGCGATATGCTGGCGTCGTTGCAAGGCTGGACCGGCGATGCGGTACCCCACACCGAAATCCCGATCGAGGCGGCCATCGACTCCATGGATGCCGAGGCAGTGGACATTGGCCTGCTATCCGCGTGGCGCCGGCCCCAACAGTCAAGATCTTGTCGGCAACGACGAGGTTGCAGGCTGGATTCGACTGCACACCAACCGGTTTGCTGGTTTGGCAGAAGTCGATCTGGATCGGCCGATGGAGGCGGTACGTGAGCTGCGGCGACGAGTACGCGACGACGCCTTTGTTGGCCTGCGGGTGGTGCCGTGGCTGTGGAACGCGCCGCCGACGGATCGCCGCTGTTATCCGCTGTTCGCCGAATGTGTCGAGTTGGGCGTCCCGTTCTGCACCCAGGCCGGTCACACCGGCCCGCTGCGGCCCTCGGAGACCGGACGCCCGATTCCCTACATGGACCAGGCCGTCCTGGACTTTCCAGAACTGGTCATCGTGTGCGGGCATGTTGGTTATCCGTGGACCGAGGAGATGGTTGCGGTGGCCCGCAGCACGGGAATATCTACACCGACACCTCGGCCTACACCACCACATGGTTGCCCGAAGAACTCGTCCGGTTCATGAAACCGGTACCGGGCAGCGAAAAGTGTTATTCGCAACCAATTATCCGATGATCGGGCACTCGCACGGCCTGGAAGGTTTCGACCAACTCGGGCTCGCCGACGAAGCTTGCCGCGACCATCTGCACGGCAACGCCGAGCGCGTCTTCAGGCTCGCAACAAGACTCGAGATGCGAAAGGTGCACTCATGAACGGGGCTCACGCGCTGATCAACACCCTGGTCGGCGGCGGAGTTAACGTATGCTTCGCCAACCCGGGAACCTCCGAGATGCATTTCGTGGCGGCGCTTGACGACGTTCCGCGGATGCGCGGCGTGCTGACGTTGTTCGAAGGCGTGGCCACCGGCGCGGCCGACGGTTATGCCCGCATCGCCGGGAAGCCCGCCGCGGTGCTGCTGCACCTCGGGCCGGGACTGGCCAACGGGCTGGCCAACCTGCACAACGCTCGCCGGGCCCGGGTGCCGATGGTGGTGGTCGTCGGCGACCACGCGACCTACCACAAAAAATACGATGCCCCATTGGAATCCGACATCGACGCGCTGGCCGGCAGCGTGTCGGGATGGCTGCGGCGCAGCGCAAGCACCAGTGAGATCGCTGCGGATGCTGCGGAAGCTATCGCTACAAGCCAAGCTGGCCATCATATTTCGACGCTGATTTTGCCCGCGGATGTGTCGTGGTCGGATGGCGCGACGACTGCCACGACGGCGCCGGCGCGCGCGATGCCGACCGTGGACGTGGAGCAGAGCGCCAAGGTGCTGCGCTCGGGCGAGGCTACTGTGCTCCTGGTCGGCGGCGACGCCACTCGTGGCCCTGGGCTGATCGCCGCCGCCCGCATCGCCGCTGCCACCGGTGCCCGCTGGTACTGCGAGACGTTCCCGACAGTGTTGCAGCGTGGCGCTGGTGTCCCCGCCGTGGAGCGGCTCGCCTATTTCGCCGAAGCGGTCGCTGCCCAACTCGCGGGCGCTCAGCACCTCCTTTTGGCCGGGACCAAGTCACCGGTGTCGTTTTTCGCTTACCCGGGGAAGCCCAGCGATCTGGTGCCGGAGGGCTGCGAAGTCCATGTCCTCGCCGAGCCCGTTGGCGCCGCGGATGCGTTGGCTGCCCTGGCCGACGAGATCGCGCCGGGAGTCGAGGCGCCACTGGCCGCCCCGTCGCGTCCCCAGTTGCCAACAGGTGCGCTGAGTGCCGCCTCGGCGGCCGACGTGATCGGTGCACTGCTACCGGAACGGGCGATCGTCGTCGACGAATCCAACACCTCAGGTCTGCTGTTGGCGGAGGCCACCGGTGGTGCGCCCGCGCACGACTGGCTGACCCTGACCGGGGGCGCGATCGGCTACGGCATCCCGGCTGCCATCGGTGCCGCGGTCGCCGCACCCGAGCGGCCGGTACTGTGTCTGGAATCGGACGGCTCTGCCATGTACACCATTTCGGGTCTGTGGACCCAGGCGCGGGAGAACCTCGACGTGACCACCGTCATCTACAACAACGGCGCCTACGACATCCTGAGGCTGGAGCTACAGCGCGTTGGAGCGGAGTCCACGCCGGGACCGAAGGCGCGGGAGCTGCTCGACTTAACCCGTCCCACCATCGATTTCGTCCACCTTGCCGAAGGCATGGGTGTTGCGGCGCGTAGGGTGGCGACTGCCGAAGAATTCGCCGACGCCCTGCAGGCCGGTTTCGCCGAACCTGGGCCGCATCTCATCGAGGCGGTGGTGCCGTCACTGCTGGGCTAGCGGTGCCACTGTGCGCAATTCGTAGTTGTCGAGCTTGGGCCTGGCGAGCATGGCGCGGTGTCTCGCCGGTGTGAACGGCCACACCTCGGGTAAACCGTTCTTGCCGAGATACCAGCTGTCGCACCCGGTGGTCCAGACGGTATCCGGCATCGCGGTCGTCAGGGTCGCGTTGAACGCCTCAGTCGCCGACCGCGTCGGCTCCACCGTGTCGAATTCGTAGCGCTGCCAGCGGCGGATCCAGTTCACGATGTGCCTCGACTGCGATTCGGCGACCGCGGTCAACGGGAAATTACCGACCGGGCTGTGCGGACCGAGCAGCATGAAAAAGTTCGGAAATCCAGGCATCGCAACAGTTTCGAAAGCATGTGGCCCATCGCGCCAGGCGTCCTCCAGCCGGAGCCCGTCGCGGCCGATCACCTGCATTGGCCTCATGTAGGCGTGCGCGTCGAATCCGGTTGCCAGCACAATGACGTCGACTTCGTGCAGCACACCGTCCTTGGTGACGATGCCGCGAGGTTCAACATGGTCGATAGCGGCAGTGACTAGCTCGACGTCCTCTCGCTGCATCGCCCGATAAAAGCCGCTTGACATCACCAGCCGCTTGCACATGGGCGTGTAATCGGGGGTCAAGGCCTTGCGCAGCTGCGGGTCGCGCACGGTGCGAAGATTGGCTCGGCAGAGGGCGGCCACGAATCGTCGCTGCCATCCCGGCTTGGTTAATCCGACCGCGAAAGTCTCGAACGCAGCTTGGTATGCGCGGTAAGCCACCCGGTCCAGCCAGGGAAACGCGCGATGGGTGATTCGCGTCAGCTGCCGGTAGCGCGGATTGGGCAGGGGCAGCACCCACTGCGCGGTGCGCTGGAAAAGGCTGAGCTGAGCCGGGGTTCCCGCAAGTCTGGTGACCAGTTGCACACCGGTTGACCCCGTGCCGACTACTGCTAGACGCCGACCGTGCAGGTCAACGCTGTGGTCCCAGCGCGCGGAGTGAAACACCGGACCGGTGAAATTGTCGAGTCCGCAGATGTCGGGAATCTTCGGGTGGTGCAGTACCCCGGTCGCCGAGATCAGGAAATCGACCCGAGACTCGTCTGCGCCGCGAGCGCACACAACCCATTTTTGGCCGTCGAACCGGGCGCTGGTGACCTCGGTGCCGAACCGGATCCGGTCATAGATGCCCATCCGCTGTGCCACGTCGACGAAGTACTGTTGTATCTCGCCGCCAGGCGAAAACAGCTGACTCCAGTCCGGGTTCGTCGCAAAAGTGAACTGGTAGAAACGCGAGGGCACGTCGCACGTCAGGCCGGGATAGGTGTTCTCCCGCCAGGTGCCGCCGACCTCGTGGGCTTTCTCGTAGAGCGTTACGTCGTCGATACCGGACCGCTGCAGGATGATCGCCGCGCAGATACCGGACATCCCGGCTCCCGCGATCGCGACTTTAGGCTGGCGCTTTACCACTCGACCCGCCTCCCGCCTCCGCGAATGTTGGGCTATCGCCGAATCTGCCACACCGGGTCGGCGCAGTCGAGACCCTGCGCAGACAGCTCGCGTTTGAGCACCTTGAACGTCGCCGTCCGCGGCAGCGCGCTGCTGACCCGCACGTACGACGGCCACTGCTTGGGCCCGAGGTCGGGTTGCTCGGCCAGAAACGCCCGGAATTTCTCGGCATCGAAGTCCGCGCCCGGAGCCAGCACCAGCGCCGCCATCACCTGGTCGCCGACGACCGGGTCGGGGACCGGATACACCGCCACCTCGGTCGCATCCGGGTAGCGTGCCAGCACCCGCTCGATGGGTGCGGTGCCGAGGTTCTCCCCGTCGACCCGCAGCCAATCACCCAGCCGCCCGGCGAAATACACGTAGCCGTGCTCGTCGCGGTAGGCCAGGTCACCGCTGTGGTAGATCCCGCCGGCCATGCGCTGCGCGGTGGCTTCCGGGTCGTTGTAGTAGCCCTCGAACCGTCCCGCTCCGGTGGTGTTGACCAGCTCACCGATCACCCCGGGCGGGCAGGGTGTGCCCGACTCGGGGTCAACGATCGCGATGCCCTCGGGCAGCGGGCCCAGCGCACCCGCGGGCGTGTCGGGGGTGCGGCTGATCGCCACTCCGCCCTCGGTCGACCCGAATCCGTCGATCACCACACATCCGAAGCGGCGGGCGAAGCGTTCGACGTCACCGGGCGCACCCTCGTTCCCGTACACCGCGCGCAGGGGGTTGTCGGCGTCGTCCGGACGCTCCGGGGTGGCCAGCACATACGCTAACGGCTTGCCCACATAGTTGGTGTAG encodes:
- a CDS encoding Zn-ribbon domain-containing OB-fold protein, with amino-acid sequence MTARSSRLTLIDHPEPPLSAPLRLSFDYERSVGPTLSKFFTALRDRHILGVRGSDGRVHVPPAEYDPVTYEPLDEMVPVSTTGTVVSWTWQPQPVAGQPLDRPFAWALIKLDGADTPLVHAVDVGDPKAIRTGTRVHVHWADKPVGAITDIAYFALGEAETSEATSEADTAQHEARDPVTIVVTPIDMEIQHSASHPESVYLRALQQGKLLGARTGGDGGEPGKVYFPPREADPATGLPMTEFVELPDKGTVTTFAIINIPFMGQRIKPPYVAAYVLLDGADIPLLHLVAEVDAHEVRMGMRVEAVWKPREEWGLGIDNIEYFRPTGEPDADYDTYKHHL
- a CDS encoding LLM class F420-dependent oxidoreductase, which produces MKLGLQLGYWGAQPPQNAGELVAAAEEAGFDAVFTAEAWGSDAYTPLAWWGASTRRVRLGTSVVQLSARSPTACAMAALTLDHLCGGRHILGLGVSGPQVVEGWYGQPFPKPLARTREYINIIRQVWAREKPVTSDGPHYPLPLTGEGTTGLGKALKPITHPLRADIPIMLGAEGPKNVALAAEICDGWLPIFYAPRLAGMYNEWLDEGFARPNARRTRADFEICATAQVVITDDRAAAFAGIKPYLALYMGGMGSEDTNFHADVYRRMGYAEVVEDVTRLFRSNRKDEAAKVIPDELVDDAVIVGDLDYVRKQISVWEAAGVTMMVVSARSPEQVRELAGVL
- a CDS encoding acetoacetate decarboxylase family protein translates to MSVSQHTIAGTVLTMPIRIRTADLHSAAFSVPAAPAQRLIDYSGLTVCEYLPGRAVVMQMLVRYVDGDLGQYHEYGTAIMVNPPGRRARGPKALAKAAAFIHHLPVDQTFTLEAGRTIWGFPKIMADFRVRDRKDFTFEVSADGQLIVGIEFRPGLPIPGRLTSRSQVLTTYAHRDGVTREVPWQMRVTGLRARLGGARLWLGDHAYAKELASLGLPKRALMSQSAANVEMTFGDAHPI
- a CDS encoding cytochrome P450, yielding MVTKPDVDLADGTFYASGEARAAYRWMRANQPVFRDRNGLAAASTYQAVIDAERQPELFSNAGGIRPDQPAMPMMIDMDDPAHLLRRKLVNAGFTRKRVRDREESIVTLCDVLIDAVCERGECDFVRDLAAPLPMAVIGDMLGVRPDQRDMFLKWSDDLVTFLSSHVSQDDFQITMDAFAAYTEFTMGIIAARKQQPTDDLISVLIHAEVDGERLTDDEIVMETLLILIGGDETTRHTLSGGTEQLLRNDDQWNLLQRNPDLLPSAIEEMLRWTSPVKNMCRILTADTEFHGTPLHKGEKMMLLFESANFDESVFDEPERFDITRNPNSHLAFGFGTHFCLGNQLARLELTLMTRRVLQRLPDLRLASQQVLPLRPANFVSGLESMPVVFTPTKPLH
- a CDS encoding crotonase/enoyl-CoA hydratase family protein; protein product: MSDSEKEPDALVEQRGHTLIVTMNRPAARNALSGEMMQIMVEAWDRVDTDPDIRCCILTGAGGYFCAGMDLKAANARPPGESFKDGSYDPSRIDALLKGRRLTKPLIAAVEGPAIAGGTEILQGTDIRIAGESARFGISEARWSLYPMGGSAVRLVRQIPYTHACDLLLTGRHITAAEAKEIGLIGHVVPDGQALAKALEIADVISANGPLAVQAILRSIRETEGLPENEAFTVDTRIGIQVFLSEDAKEGPKAFAEKRVPQFTGR
- a CDS encoding acyl-CoA synthetase, yielding MALNIADLAEHAIDAVPDRVALICGDDQLTYAQLEEKANRFAHYLLDRGVKKDDKVGLYCRNRNEIVIAMLGIVKAGAILVNVNFRYVESELRYLFDNSDMVALVHERQYAERVANVLPDTPEVKTVLVVEDGSDKDYQRYGGVEFYSALEQGSPERDFGPRSADDIYLLYTGGTTGFPKGVMWRHEDIYRVLLGGTDFATGEYVKDEYDLAKQAAAGPPMIRFPIPPMIHGATQSATWMALFSGGTIVLAPEFDAEEVWRTIHKHKVNLLFFTGDAMARPLLDALIAAREAGEEYDLSSLYLLASTAALFSPSIKEKLLELLPNRVITDSIGSSETGFGGTSVVAKGQTDARGPRVSIDKWTVVLDEDGNEVKPGSGVRGVIAKRGHVPVGYYKDPEKSAATFRVINGVRYAIPGDYATVEDDGTVTLLGRGSQSINTGGEKVYPEEVEAALKAHPDVFDALVVGVPDERYGQCVAAVVQPRAGARPSLAELDAFVRSEIAGYKVPRALWYVDEVKRSPAGKPDYRWAKEQTEARPADDVHAKHVRA
- a CDS encoding acetolactate synthase large subunit: MNGAHALINTLVGGGVNVCFANPGTSEMHFVAALDDVPRMRGVLTLFEGVATGAADGYARIAGKPAAVLLHLGPGLANGLANLHNARRARVPMVVVVGDHATYHKKYDAPLESDIDALAGSVSGWLRRSASTSEIAADAAEAIATSQAGHHISTLILPADVSWSDGATTATTAPARAMPTVDVEQSAKVLRSGEATVLLVGGDATRGPGLIAAARIAAATGARWYCETFPTVLQRGAGVPAVERLAYFAEAVAAQLAGAQHLLLAGTKSPVSFFAYPGKPSDLVPEGCEVHVLAEPVGAADALAALADEIAPGVEAPLAAPSRPQLPTGALSAASAADVIGALLPERAIVVDESNTSGLLLAEATGGAPAHDWLTLTGGAIGYGIPAAIGAAVAAPERPVLCLESDGSAMYTISGLWTQARENLDVTTVIYNNGAYDILRLELQRVGAESTPGPKARELLDLTRPTIDFVHLAEGMGVAARRVATAEEFADALQAGFAEPGPHLIEAVVPSLLG
- a CDS encoding flavin-containing monooxygenase, whose amino-acid sequence is MVKRQPKVAIAGAGMSGICAAIILQRSGIDDVTLYEKAHEVGGTWRENTYPGLTCDVPSRFYQFTFATNPDWSQLFSPGGEIQQYFVDVAQRMGIYDRIRFGTEVTSARFDGQKWVVCARGADESRVDFLISATGVLHHPKIPDICGLDNFTGPVFHSARWDHSVDLHGRRLAVVGTGSTGVQLVTRLAGTPAQLSLFQRTAQWVLPLPNPRYRQLTRITHRAFPWLDRVAYRAYQAAFETFAVGLTKPGWQRRFVAALCRANLRTVRDPQLRKALTPDYTPMCKRLVMSSGFYRAMQREDVELVTAAIDHVEPRGIVTKDGVLHEVDVIVLATGFDAHAYMRPMQVIGRDGLRLEDAWRDGPHAFETVAMPGFPNFFMLLGPHSPVGNFPLTAVAESQSRHIVNWIRRWQRYEFDTVEPTRSATEAFNATLTTAMPDTVWTTGCDSWYLGKNGLPEVWPFTPARHRAMLARPKLDNYELRTVAPLAQQ
- the fadD17 gene encoding long-chain-fatty-acid--CoA ligase FadD17, with the protein product MGEPLPTVTDLLAPLVEVDDRGVYFEDSFTSWRDHLRHGAAIAATLRERLDPARPPHVGVLLENTPFFSAMLVAAGLSGIVPVGLNPVRRGAALARDISHADCQLVLADSNSAAALTGIEHVNVDSAEWTREVATHADAQVGFPAARPEDLFMLIFTSGTSGDPKAVMCSHGKVAIAGVTMTERFALGRDDVCYVSMPLFHSNAVLVGWSVALACRGSMVLRRKFSASAFLPDIRKYGVTYTNYVGKPLAYVLATPERPDDADNPLRAVYGNEGAPGDVERFARRFGCVVIDGFGSTEGGVAISRTPDTPAGALGPLPEGIAIVDPESGTPCPPGVIGELVNTTGAGRFEGYYNDPEATAQRMAGGIYHSGDLAYRDEHGYVYFAGRLGDWLRVDGENLGTAPIERVLARYPDATEVAVYPVPDPVVGDQVMAALVLAPGADFDAEKFRAFLAEQPDLGPKQWPSYVRVSSALPRTATFKVLKRELSAQGLDCADPVWQIRR